Proteins co-encoded in one Uloborus diversus isolate 005 chromosome 9, Udiv.v.3.1, whole genome shotgun sequence genomic window:
- the LOC129229900 gene encoding speckle-type POZ protein-like produces MVLPRERLFKMADDLLPNDVLTVVCEMEVTVVVKVSESTLVNESTSSNNGTKLLIENLQNAFENPRFSDVTLKVGDVQFPAHKIILANRSKVFDAMFDSEMKESQENVVNLVEMKPSVAKAMLSYIYSGSIQELSVDRATDLYVAADRYDMPELKQWCKDFILKHISPDFACDVAILANLHDDEELAKASKHTIKNNLKAVLSSEKWLSLSKESPAVYLELLQVALLDDSD; encoded by the exons ATGGTTCTACCAAGGGAACGTCTGTTCAAAATGGCGGATGATCTGTTGCCAAATGATGTGTTGACTGTTGTATGTGAGATGGAAGTTACCGTAGTTGTGAAGGTTTCTGAATCAACTT TGGTTAACGAGAGTACTTCTTCCAATAATGGAACCAAGTTGTTGATTGAAAATCTCCAAAATGCGTTTGAAAATCCCAGATTTTCCGACGTGACATTGAAAGTGGGCGATGTCCAGTTTCCTGCTCACAAGATCATCCTGGCGAACCGTTCCAAAGTATTCGACGCGATGTTCGACAGTGAAATGAAAGAAAGTCAGGAAAATGTCGTGAATCTGGTGGAGATGAAGCCTTCTGTTGCCAAGGCCATGCTGAGTTACATCTACAGCGGAAGCATCCAGGAACTCTCCGTGGATAGAGCGACAGACCTGTATGTGGCGGCCGACAGATATGACATGCCAGAGCTGAAGCAATGGTGCAAGGATTTTATTCTGAAGCACATTTCTCCGGATTTCGCTTGTGATGTGGCTATACTGGCGAATTTGCACGACGATGAAGAACTGGCCAAAGCGTCGAAGCACACAATCAAGAATAACTTGAAGGCAGTTCTGAGCTCTGAGAAATGGCTTTCTCTTTCCAAGGAAAGCCCTGCTGTGTACTTGGAGCTGTTACAAGTGGCTTTGTTGGATGATAGCGACTGA